The sequence TGATAATGTTTACAAACTTTACATTTATATCATCAATAAAGTATTCAAGTCTCTCACTATAATTAAAAAACTGGATGAAGATTATTGGATGGAATTTGATGAAATTTTAAGACCCATACAGCAAAAAATATCTGAAAATCATTATCTCCAAAAACTATGCATTAACAATGGTCTTGATTTCAACTGGTTTGAGTGTGACCGTATTCCTGACAATATTGATCAAATCATGAAGGACATAAAGGGCCAGGGATTCTTAAGATAGAATCTTTTGTAGAATCATTTCTGTAGAATTGGGCTTTTCATCAACGAAATTCTTTGCATTTTCAGCCATACTTGCAAGTTCTTCTTCATGACCCTCATTAGCAAGAAATAAAACGAATTCTGCAGCTGTGGATTCGTCTGCAAAAGACTTTCCTCCATTCTTAGAAATAAGTTCATCTGCTTCAGGATTCTTTTTATAATGATTTCCGAAAATAACCGGAACACCAAATGTGGCAGCCTCCAGAATATTATGAAGTCCTGCATCATGAAAACCTCCGCCCACCACAGCTATATCAGCATAGGAATAAAGCTTTGATAGAAGACCTATACAGTCTATAATTAAGATTTGAGAATTAAAAATTAAGGTCTTAGAATCCTTGATTTCACTATACAATAAAGCATCTGGAAAGATATTTTTCAGGTGTCCTACCCGCTTCAGATCATGAGGTGCAATGAGTATTTTAATCGTGTTATTTTTACGGGAAATCATTTCTGTCATTTTCTCCTCTGCCTGCCACGAACTCCCAAAAACAACAGCTTTTTGACCAGCTATAAAGTCTGCAATATATTCAACCTGATTATCACGGTTTCGAAGTTGTTTTACCCTATCAAATCTTGTATCTCCTGTTACAGACGACTTCATCAGTCCTACACTTTTAGCTAAAGCCAATGAGAACTGGGTCTGATGAAAGAACCAGTCTACATTTTGTTTAAGCTGCTTGACAAACCATTTTCCATAGGAGGTAAAGAAAGATTGCGTCTCGTAGAACAAGGCAGAAATCACATAGATCTTTGTATTTTTATCTTTCAGTGCTTCAAGCAAATTATACCAATAATCATACTTCACCGTAAAAAATAGTTCAGCATCAAATTGTGCTATAAATTCTTTTACAGTACTTTTTTTATCAAATGGAAGATAGCAGATTACATCTGCAATATGTTGCTTTTTAATTACATTTTCATATCCTGACGGAGAAAAGAATGTTACCAAAATCTTATAATTTGGGAATTGATCTTTAAGCCTTTCCAGCACAGGTAAACCCTGCTCATATTCTCCTAAACTGGCAGCATGCATCCAGATTACCTTATCTGTTTTTGAAAAAGCAGACTTCACCCTATCTAAAGATTGACTCCTTCCTTCAACTCCTTTTTTAGTTTTATCATCAAATAATGAGAAAACTTTCATTCCAAAAATGAGAATGTTGATAAATATGTTATAAAGTAAATTCAATTTTAATAGATCTAGTCGTTAGACTTTGTTTTACCTTCCCGAAATGATTTTATAAGTCCTACTCCCACTACTGCTAATATTCCTCCTAAAATAAAGAAAACAGCATCGCTAAGCACTGTCTGCTTTCCTTCCGCAACACGAATACTTTCAACAATAATGTCCAAAAACAAAACCATTACAGGAAGTTCCAGAGAAAACAGGTACAGTTTCAGCGTTCTTTCATTACGAAAACTTTTAGGAATATTTAAAAGCCGTGAGTTTGGATCTTTTATTCCAATAAAAAGAAGATGAATAAAAGTAGCAATACATGGTAACGCCCAAATTGTTACCTTCCCAGATTCTCCATCAACATTCCCCTGAAAATCAAAATGTGTAGGAATTACATCAGGCAAATCAGCATATTTAACTCCTGTAAAAACCCAGATTACAACCAGTAAAAGAGTATTCACAATTAATAATATGCTGGAAGCTTTCATGTTTTAAATAATGCTTTTAAGTACTCTCAATTTATGAGTATGCTTATTCATTTCTTTATTAAAGATTCCTGTAGAATCCAGGGTATCAATTCTCACTTTCCCTGAAGCATGAATAATCTTCTGGTTCTCCAGCATAATACCTACGTGGATAATCTTTCCTTCGGCATTTTCAAAGAAAGCTAAATCTCCGGGCTTCGTTTCTTCTACAAAAGTTAGATCTTCTCCTATTTCTGCCTGCTGCGAAGCATCTCTTGGAATCTTAATACCGTGAACTTTATATACCAATTGAGTAAATCCGGAACAATCTACTGCAAAAAAGCTTTTACCTCCCCATAAATATGGTACATTAAGGAATTCTTTAGCAGTAAGAGCAACACTTTCTCTTACATCATGGCTTCTTCTTGACGCTACCACAGGAAATTCTACTTCAGAGCCCATTGATAACAAAGTTTTACCATCATTCATTATAACAGAGGAAAAATCTTCCGTAACTACAGTCACTTTTCTATTCGCCAGGTCTTCATCCGTTACTGTTTTTAACTGTTTGGTATCCATCCATCCTTCATAGTTATCATAATGCATTTTTATTTTAGTCCAGTTTTTATTCACTTCTAAAATATCCACACTTTCCCCAAACAATATTTCCGTAACTATTTCTGCCTTGTCAGAACCTTCTGCTCTCACGGGTGCTACTGTTACAATACAAATTCCTTTATTCATTTTATTCTTTTAGAAATTAGGAAGTTAAGAGAGTTAGAAATTACATCATCCAAATCTCTTACTCTTTTCATTTAATTACTTCCTGCGAAGGAAGTTGACTCCATCACGCAAAGGTAAAATAAGATTTTCAAAATCTTCATCTTTTGCTGCTAAATCATTCAATTCCTGAATAGACTGTGTAGACTTCAGTTTCGGATTTTCTTCCAGTACTTTTCCATACCATAGAACGTTATCAAACATCACTACTGATCCTGACTTTGTATGAGGTTTTATCAGTCTGAAATAGTCTGCATAATTTTCTTTATCGGCATCTACAAAAATTAAATCAAAAAACTCATCTGTTTCTTTTAGGAATTCTTTCGCATCCTGAAGTTTGAAATCAATCTGAGTAGCATATTCGCTGGATTCAAAATATTTTTTCGGAAGATAAGCAAGATCCTCATTCACATCCAACGTAGTAATTTTACCCTCTTTTGCTAATCCTGAAGCCAGGCACAGTGTGGCATATCCGGTAAATGTCCCGATTTCAAGAATGTTTGTAGGCCGTAGCATTTGGGATATTATCGTAAGTAATCTTCCCTGCTGATAACCCGAAATCATATGAGGCTGTGTGGTTTTCTGATAAGTTTCTCTTCTCAGTTTTTTCAGAATTTCGGATTCTGAGGAAGCATGTGCTTCCAAATATCTATCCATTTCAGGATTCTTTTCTTCAAAAAAACTCATACCATTTTAATTTAAACAAATTTAAGGATTTTAAACTTCTTTTTAAACAAACCATCTCTGTTCAGTATAAGATACAAAAAAGAGAGGAATTAATTCCTCTCTTTTTTCTTAAGTGTATCTAGCTTTTATGTAAAAAATCATTATATAGCGATACAATATTGTCTTATACCAGCACATACCCATCCTGGGCAACACTTTGTCTGTGGACTGCTACAAAATATCTGTGGATTGCACCCTGTAATAGCACCTTTTACAGTTTTCATTTCTCCTCTTGAAAGTTTTTTTGAATTTTTCATAATTATTTTGTTTAGTATTAATTTCCTACTCTTTAAGATTTTCGGATACCTCTATTTTTATTTCCTTTTATGGAGATTTAAATATACACATTCTTTTATTAATCAAATAATTATATTTAAATTAAAATATCTTAGAGAATTCAGCAATGAAACTTTTGGGAAAAATCCCATACAAAATACCGTGAAAATACGGATGTTTTTTCTGTAGTATTAATGATAAGTTTGCAAAGAGAACGAAGGGGTAAAAACACTAGAAAACAAAATGATTGCAGAAGATCAACCACAAACTAACCATGAGAATCAAAAAAAAGTACCTCCAAAAGGAAGTACACAGTCTTCTGCAAAAAAAGACAAGACTGAAATATCCAATCATTTTTTACGAAGAATTATTTCCCTTTTGAAAAAAGAAGAATTAATTTGATTAAAAAAATAAATCCCGAATTTCTTCGGGATTTATTTTTTATTATAGTTTCATTATTTCTTTGGAGCAATATCCATCAGTTTCATGAACTCATCCAACTTAGGCATAATGATGATTTCTGTTCTTCTGTTTTCTGCTCTTCCCGAAACACTCATATTGGTTGCTTTCGGGTTGTATTCGGAACGACCTCCTGCTGTAATTCTTGCAGGGTCTACTCCAAACTGAGTCTGAAG is a genomic window of Chryseobacterium nakagawai containing:
- a CDS encoding 3-deoxy-D-manno-octulosonic acid transferase, giving the protein MNLLYNIFINILIFGMKVFSLFDDKTKKGVEGRSQSLDRVKSAFSKTDKVIWMHAASLGEYEQGLPVLERLKDQFPNYKILVTFFSPSGYENVIKKQHIADVICYLPFDKKSTVKEFIAQFDAELFFTVKYDYWYNLLEALKDKNTKIYVISALFYETQSFFTSYGKWFVKQLKQNVDWFFHQTQFSLALAKSVGLMKSSVTGDTRFDRVKQLRNRDNQVEYIADFIAGQKAVVFGSSWQAEEKMTEMISRKNNTIKILIAPHDLKRVGHLKNIFPDALLYSEIKDSKTLIFNSQILIIDCIGLLSKLYSYADIAVVGGGFHDAGLHNILEAATFGVPVIFGNHYKKNPEADELISKNGGKSFADESTAAEFVLFLANEGHEEELASMAENAKNFVDEKPNSTEMILQKILS
- a CDS encoding DUF1648 domain-containing protein encodes the protein MKASSILLIVNTLLLVVIWVFTGVKYADLPDVIPTHFDFQGNVDGESGKVTIWALPCIATFIHLLFIGIKDPNSRLLNIPKSFRNERTLKLYLFSLELPVMVLFLDIIVESIRVAEGKQTVLSDAVFFILGGILAVVGVGLIKSFREGKTKSND
- a CDS encoding C40 family peptidase, with protein sequence MNKGICIVTVAPVRAEGSDKAEIVTEILFGESVDILEVNKNWTKIKMHYDNYEGWMDTKQLKTVTDEDLANRKVTVVTEDFSSVIMNDGKTLLSMGSEVEFPVVASRRSHDVRESVALTAKEFLNVPYLWGGKSFFAVDCSGFTQLVYKVHGIKIPRDASQQAEIGEDLTFVEETKPGDLAFFENAEGKIIHVGIMLENQKIIHASGKVRIDTLDSTGIFNKEMNKHTHKLRVLKSII
- a CDS encoding O-methyltransferase — protein: MSFFEEKNPEMDRYLEAHASSESEILKKLRRETYQKTTQPHMISGYQQGRLLTIISQMLRPTNILEIGTFTGYATLCLASGLAKEGKITTLDVNEDLAYLPKKYFESSEYATQIDFKLQDAKEFLKETDEFFDLIFVDADKENYADYFRLIKPHTKSGSVVMFDNVLWYGKVLEENPKLKSTQSIQELNDLAAKDEDFENLILPLRDGVNFLRRK
- a CDS encoding CCPGW family putative bacteriocin, coding for MKNSKKLSRGEMKTVKGAITGCNPQIFCSSPQTKCCPGWVCAGIRQYCIAI